The proteins below come from a single Methanothrix thermoacetophila PT genomic window:
- a CDS encoding DegT/DnrJ/EryC1/StrS family aminotransferase: MDDIPIARPLLGDEEIEVVSQVIRSGMLVQGEMVRRFEEEFSSYVGVKDSIAVSSGTVALDLALKAFGLDPGDEVICPAFTFIATSNAVLYQGLRPVFADVDPRTFNLNPEDVLEKVNSNTKAILGVHLYGQPFDVKAIHEICEDHDLILIEDCAQAHGAEYEGKRAGSFGTGCFSFYPTKNMTTGEGGMITTDDDMLAERLRLLRNHGDRGKYNHVMLGYNYRMTNIQGAIGLVQLRKLDAFIDARIKNAEYLSAHISRDGITTPWRDPRCKHVYNQYVLRVEDDFPMSRDDLASYLQSKGIGTGIHYPMPVYEQPLYRQLGIRSICPVAEEISRRVISVPVHPGLSDEDLKRIADAVNSAG; this comes from the coding sequence ATGGATGACATCCCGATTGCCAGGCCGCTCCTGGGCGATGAGGAGATAGAGGTCGTATCCCAGGTGATCAGGTCAGGCATGCTTGTTCAGGGGGAGATGGTCAGGCGATTTGAGGAGGAGTTCTCCTCGTACGTTGGAGTGAAAGACTCGATTGCTGTGAGCAGTGGCACCGTTGCGCTGGATCTCGCGCTCAAGGCCTTCGGTCTCGATCCTGGAGACGAGGTGATATGCCCAGCCTTCACGTTCATCGCGACATCAAACGCGGTTCTGTACCAGGGGCTCCGGCCTGTATTTGCAGATGTTGATCCCCGGACATTCAACCTCAACCCAGAGGATGTTCTTGAAAAAGTGAACAGCAACACAAAAGCAATCCTGGGAGTGCACCTCTACGGCCAGCCGTTCGATGTTAAAGCCATTCACGAGATCTGCGAGGATCATGACCTCATCCTTATAGAGGACTGTGCCCAGGCGCATGGCGCCGAGTACGAGGGGAAGAGGGCGGGGAGCTTCGGCACAGGATGCTTCTCATTCTACCCGACGAAGAACATGACTACTGGCGAGGGAGGGATGATAACAACAGATGATGATATGCTTGCAGAAAGACTCAGACTTCTTAGGAACCATGGTGACCGGGGGAAGTACAATCACGTGATGCTCGGATACAACTACAGAATGACAAACATCCAGGGCGCGATAGGCCTCGTGCAGCTCAGAAAGCTGGATGCGTTCATTGATGCAAGAATAAAAAATGCGGAGTATCTGAGCGCGCACATAAGCAGAGATGGCATAACAACGCCCTGGAGGGATCCGAGGTGCAAGCATGTCTACAACCAGTACGTCCTCAGGGTCGAGGACGACTTCCCGATGAGCCGCGATGATCTTGCCAGCTATCTCCAGTCAAAGGGTATAGGGACGGGTATACATTACCCGATGCCTGTTTATGAGCAGCCCCTGTACCGGCAGCTCGGAATCAGATCGATCTGTCCCGTTGCCGAGGAGATCTCCAGAAGAGTGATAAGCGTTCCAGTGCATCCAGGGCTCAGCGATGAGGATCTGAAGAGAATCGCGGACGCGGTGAACAGCGCTGGGTGA
- a CDS encoding chloride channel protein — MIRRAPLSLRYTILLAAFVGAISGLGAFIFYFLLELSTRVFLTGLDNYTPPKAGDVELVNIDFHIGMLPLPAVVTLGGLLSGLIVYKFAPEAEGHGTDAVIRSFHKARGALRARVPVVKTISSAITIGSGGSAGREGPIAQIGAGFGSFVADLLRLSDRDRRLLVVCGVAGGIGSIFRSPFGGAMFGIEVLYKKDYEVEAIVPAFVSSIVAFVTFNVVTSYFAGIPFISPPIFKIPQLSIHSPLEFPLYAVVSVLAAFFGVFYIKTFYTIRGLFKSSKIPQTLKPAFGGLLTGSIGMLLPGVLGMGYGYVQMAIDGKLALSVIFLLILGKIAATSFTVGSGGSGGVFAPSIVIGSMVGAFIGYLFHQLFPEIVVQPEAFVLIGMSAFIAAVAKTPIASILMVLEMCGSYMMLPALMISSALAYCLSGDHSIYSEQVATRAESPAHRMEMSVDVLKDVSVDEAMVPAEKLVSVSPNQKVSEVLALIEKTGHIGFPVVENGMLVGIVTFRDVEMVPVGERENKLVKDIMMRDLIVTYPDESLEDALIKLVQKDVGRLPVVDRKMNRMLLGLITRSDIIKAHAREVAKLKE; from the coding sequence ATGATTAGAAGGGCACCTCTGAGCTTGCGATATACAATCCTCTTAGCGGCGTTTGTTGGTGCGATATCCGGATTGGGTGCGTTCATCTTCTACTTTCTCCTCGAGCTGTCGACGAGGGTGTTTCTGACAGGCTTGGACAACTACACTCCTCCAAAAGCAGGAGATGTGGAGTTGGTTAATATCGACTTCCATATCGGCATGCTTCCCCTTCCCGCTGTCGTAACACTTGGAGGACTTCTCAGCGGGTTAATAGTTTACAAATTCGCTCCGGAAGCGGAAGGGCATGGGACAGATGCTGTCATCAGATCCTTCCACAAAGCGAGGGGGGCTTTGAGGGCAAGAGTGCCGGTTGTAAAAACAATATCATCAGCAATAACAATTGGAAGTGGGGGGAGTGCTGGCAGGGAAGGGCCGATAGCTCAGATTGGGGCCGGTTTCGGGTCTTTCGTTGCCGATCTTCTGAGACTATCGGATAGGGATAGAAGGCTGCTTGTGGTGTGCGGAGTTGCGGGTGGGATAGGGAGTATATTTCGGAGCCCTTTTGGGGGGGCGATGTTTGGTATCGAAGTGCTTTACAAAAAGGACTACGAGGTTGAAGCGATAGTTCCTGCATTTGTCTCTTCAATAGTTGCCTTCGTTACCTTCAATGTTGTAACCAGTTACTTTGCAGGCATACCATTTATCTCTCCGCCAATTTTCAAAATCCCTCAGCTTTCAATCCACTCTCCACTTGAGTTTCCTCTCTACGCAGTGGTTTCAGTTTTGGCGGCTTTTTTTGGAGTTTTTTACATAAAGACCTTCTACACCATCCGTGGTCTCTTTAAATCCTCCAAAATACCGCAAACCCTCAAACCAGCTTTCGGCGGACTCCTCACTGGATCTATCGGCATGCTTCTCCCAGGTGTTCTTGGAATGGGGTACGGGTACGTTCAAATGGCCATAGATGGGAAGCTGGCGCTCTCAGTGATATTCCTTCTGATTTTGGGTAAGATCGCAGCCACGTCCTTTACAGTCGGTTCTGGTGGGAGTGGTGGTGTATTCGCGCCATCAATTGTAATTGGAAGCATGGTTGGTGCCTTCATCGGATACCTTTTCCATCAACTCTTTCCTGAAATTGTTGTGCAGCCAGAAGCGTTTGTCCTTATCGGCATGTCGGCCTTCATTGCAGCTGTGGCAAAAACTCCTATAGCATCGATTTTGATGGTTCTCGAAATGTGTGGAAGTTATATGATGCTGCCAGCTTTGATGATCTCCTCCGCGTTGGCCTACTGTCTTAGTGGTGACCACTCAATTTACTCAGAGCAGGTTGCAACAAGAGCGGAAAGTCCGGCACACAGGATGGAGATGTCAGTAGATGTTCTTAAGGATGTGAGCGTGGATGAGGCGATGGTTCCGGCAGAGAAGCTGGTCAGCGTCTCACCCAACCAGAAGGTGAGCGAGGTTCTTGCTCTCATAGAGAAAACGGGACATATAGGTTTCCCTGTTGTTGAGAATGGCATGCTGGTTGGAATCGTGACATTCAGGGATGTCGAGATGGTTCCGGTTGGAGAGAGGGAGAACAAGCTTGTTAAAGACATAATGATGAGGGACTTAATTGTAACTTACCCGGATGAGAGCTTAGAGGATGCTCTGATAAAACTTGTTCAGAAAGATGTGGGGAGGTTGCCTGTTGTTGACAGAAAAATGAACAGAATGCTTTTAGGTCTGATTACGAGAAGCGACATAATCAAGGCCCATGCAAGAGAGGTGGCGAAACTTAAAGAGTGA
- a CDS encoding NUDIX domain-containing protein, with amino-acid sequence MRDRQSIQTPMLAVDVVLRMNDGLVLIRRRNPPFMGCYALPGGFVEIGETVEDAARREVMEETGISASLVKLVGVYSDPDRDPRGHVVSICYLADGSGELRSGSDASDARIFRPDELPELAFDHARMIRDALAMV; translated from the coding sequence ATGAGAGATAGACAAAGCATACAGACGCCGATGCTCGCGGTTGATGTCGTATTGAGGATGAATGATGGATTAGTTCTCATCCGCCGCAGGAACCCTCCGTTCATGGGATGCTATGCGCTTCCAGGAGGGTTTGTCGAGATCGGCGAGACTGTGGAGGACGCGGCGCGGAGAGAGGTCATGGAGGAGACCGGCATCAGTGCATCTCTTGTGAAGCTGGTGGGCGTTTACTCTGATCCGGACCGCGATCCGAGGGGGCATGTCGTCTCGATATGCTATCTCGCTGATGGCAGTGGCGAGCTCAGATCAGGATCAGACGCATCTGATGCGCGTATATTCCGTCCAGATGAGCTGCCTGAGCTGGCGTTCGATCATGCCAGGATGATACGTGATGCGCTAGCGATGGTCTAA
- a CDS encoding nucleotide sugar dehydrogenase: protein MGLGNAGLPLAAVIADHGIQVVGVDIDRRRCDLINSGKNPIPQEVGLDELISRYGGKGLVATTEYRDAVSCNVFIVIVPLFIDKNHNPDFRTLESAFRSLGSVLKRGDLVVLETTVPPGTTEGLALRWIEESSELKLGQFYLAHSPERIMTGCSISRLREFPKVIGGVDERSGIVAYDVYRRFIPNLRLVSSARVAEMIKVMEGCYRDVNIALANELFKISNELGIDFHEAREHANHEYCHIHMPSTGVGGHCIPVYPWFLINEMVRRERAEDAVMLRTARELNDGMIRYWMDRIMDGCMRIDKPLVDIRICIHGITYRPGVRELHHSRNLALAKLLKSRGLKVGAYDETLSKEEVLKTGLEWMDPEDADVVFNSFELSLTIRHPRDAPA from the coding sequence GTGGGGCTTGGCAACGCAGGCCTTCCTCTCGCAGCAGTAATCGCAGACCATGGCATCCAGGTCGTGGGCGTTGATATAGACAGAAGGAGATGCGATCTAATCAACAGCGGCAAAAACCCCATACCGCAGGAGGTCGGGCTGGACGAGCTCATATCGAGATATGGTGGGAAGGGGCTCGTCGCAACGACAGAGTACAGAGATGCGGTCTCATGCAATGTGTTCATAGTAATAGTCCCGCTCTTCATAGACAAGAACCACAATCCGGACTTCAGGACACTTGAGAGCGCCTTCAGGAGCCTGGGGAGCGTGTTGAAGCGTGGGGATCTGGTGGTGCTGGAGACGACAGTGCCTCCCGGAACGACAGAAGGCCTCGCGCTCAGATGGATAGAGGAGAGTAGCGAACTCAAACTCGGACAGTTCTATCTCGCGCACTCCCCAGAGAGGATAATGACAGGATGCAGCATATCCAGGCTCAGAGAGTTCCCGAAGGTCATTGGGGGGGTGGATGAGAGGAGCGGCATTGTCGCATACGACGTTTACAGGAGGTTCATACCGAATCTGAGGCTGGTATCATCCGCAAGGGTTGCGGAGATGATAAAGGTCATGGAGGGCTGCTACAGGGACGTCAACATCGCGCTGGCGAACGAGCTCTTCAAGATATCAAATGAGCTGGGCATTGATTTCCACGAGGCAAGGGAGCATGCGAACCACGAGTACTGTCACATACATATGCCATCGACAGGCGTCGGCGGGCACTGCATCCCGGTATACCCGTGGTTTCTCATAAATGAGATGGTGAGAAGAGAGCGAGCTGAAGATGCAGTCATGCTCAGAACCGCCAGAGAGCTCAACGACGGCATGATCCGCTATTGGATGGATCGCATAATGGATGGGTGTATGCGTATCGATAAGCCACTTGTGGATATCAGGATATGCATCCACGGCATAACATACCGCCCGGGTGTGAGGGAGCTCCATCACAGCAGGAACCTCGCGCTCGCGAAGCTCCTGAAGAGCAGAGGGCTGAAGGTGGGCGCATATGATGAGACGCTCTCAAAAGAGGAGGTGCTTAAAACAGGCCTTGAGTGGATGGACCCGGAGGACGCAGATGTTGTGTTCAATTCCTTCGAGCTCAGCCTGACCATCAGGCACCCCAGAGATGCGCCGGCATGA
- a CDS encoding DUF2202 domain-containing protein, with protein sequence MIRDDLVILISVLLLFSGCIQPEEQQEVAESVVSEEWQPDGIVGVNEYSHSLKLYSPARQGYTGGVMTISWKIDDEYLYMALNGSTRGWLAIGFEPTEWMRDADMVLGVVDGNARVLDEYSTGNYGPHIEDTLLGGTDDILEYGGKSYGTHTVAEFRRRLDTGDRFDKVLRLGKDVSIIWAMSDNTDPSVKHNIAYGEGLIYLGMTQSSADIHGSRDTSRNNITQNVTQNDADWMLFIWKEEKAARDLYESLYERTGLTLFLDLVRSEQSHMDQIRSLMERYGMETPDLERGVFDNQTLQGIYNDLLSISSDDDALRAAATFEEISISDLERAISETSNKEAIDVYSGLLAGSRKHLRSYVRDLEDRGIEYTPVYLSRSEFDEIVRAA encoded by the coding sequence ATGATACGCGATGATCTCGTAATTTTGATCTCGGTGTTGCTCCTGTTTTCAGGCTGCATTCAGCCAGAGGAGCAGCAGGAGGTTGCAGAAAGTGTGGTCTCGGAGGAGTGGCAACCTGACGGCATTGTGGGTGTGAATGAGTACTCACACTCCCTGAAGCTCTACAGCCCTGCCAGGCAGGGCTACACGGGTGGAGTGATGACCATCTCCTGGAAGATCGATGATGAATATCTCTACATGGCCCTCAATGGAAGCACACGCGGATGGCTTGCCATCGGCTTCGAGCCCACTGAGTGGATGAGAGATGCGGATATGGTGCTGGGGGTTGTTGATGGGAATGCGAGAGTGCTTGACGAATATTCAACGGGCAACTACGGCCCCCACATAGAGGATACATTGCTCGGAGGCACAGACGACATACTGGAGTACGGCGGAAAGAGCTATGGTACGCACACAGTCGCGGAGTTCAGGAGGAGGCTCGACACAGGAGATCGCTTCGACAAGGTGTTGAGGTTGGGGAAGGACGTGTCGATAATCTGGGCGATGTCAGATAACACGGATCCAAGTGTAAAGCACAACATCGCATACGGAGAGGGCTTGATCTATCTGGGAATGACACAGAGCTCTGCGGATATTCATGGCTCGCGGGACACATCACGGAATAATATAACACAGAATGTGACACAAAATGATGCCGATTGGATGCTCTTCATATGGAAGGAGGAGAAGGCAGCCCGTGATCTCTACGAATCGCTTTATGAGCGGACAGGCCTGACGCTCTTCCTGGATCTGGTGAGATCCGAGCAGAGCCACATGGATCAGATCCGATCTCTCATGGAGCGATACGGAATGGAGACGCCTGACCTGGAGAGAGGCGTTTTCGATAACCAGACGCTGCAGGGCATCTACAACGATCTCCTCTCGATATCCTCGGATGATGACGCTCTCAGGGCGGCTGCGACCTTTGAGGAGATCAGCATCTCGGATCTGGAGAGAGCGATATCTGAAACCAGTAATAAAGAGGCAATCGATGTCTACAGCGGGCTTCTTGCCGGATCGAGGAAGCATCTGCGATCGTATGTGAGGGATCTGGAGGATAGGGGTATCGAGTATACCCCAGTGTATCTGAGCAGAAGCGAGTTCGATGAGATTGTGAGGGCGGCGTAA
- a CDS encoding ABC transporter ATP-binding protein: protein MDPVIDRQSNRTIIEIRDLTKIYSDGVKVVALDHINLTIKEGEFLAIVGPSGSGKSTLLNMIGLLDTPTNGTILLKDIDVTKISANERARLRNRELGFVFQYHHLLPEFTAVENVMMPMLIAGVERKEARERATALLKEVGLGDRLDHKPSQLSGGQNQRVAVARALANRPSIVIGDELTGNLDTKTSRMIYEMLRELNKKINQTFILVTHDMEMAEKTDRILRLVDGRIVCELRRVGDEFVSGEICSAETSSDQE from the coding sequence ATGGATCCGGTTATAGATAGACAGAGCAACAGAACCATCATAGAGATAAGAGACCTGACCAAGATATACAGTGATGGTGTGAAGGTGGTGGCTCTCGATCACATAAATCTCACGATAAAAGAGGGTGAGTTTCTGGCGATAGTTGGGCCGAGCGGATCCGGGAAGTCGACGCTCCTGAACATGATAGGCCTTCTCGATACCCCCACAAACGGAACGATACTGCTGAAAGATATCGATGTCACGAAGATCAGCGCGAATGAGCGGGCGAGGCTGAGAAACAGAGAGCTGGGTTTTGTCTTCCAGTACCATCATCTCCTCCCCGAGTTCACAGCTGTCGAGAACGTGATGATGCCCATGCTCATAGCAGGGGTCGAGAGAAAAGAAGCGCGCGAGCGTGCTACGGCTCTTCTCAAGGAGGTCGGCCTTGGAGACCGGCTCGATCACAAGCCCAGCCAGCTCAGCGGTGGGCAGAACCAGAGGGTTGCGGTCGCAAGAGCCCTGGCGAACAGGCCATCTATTGTCATAGGGGATGAGCTCACCGGAAACCTGGACACAAAGACATCAAGGATGATCTATGAGATGCTCAGAGAACTGAACAAGAAGATCAACCAGACGTTCATCCTCGTGACGCATGACATGGAGATGGCGGAGAAGACTGATCGCATACTCAGACTGGTGGACGGAAGGATCGTCTGTGAGCTCAGGCGGGTCGGCGATGAGTTCGTGAGCGGAGAGATATGCTCAGCGGAAACGAGCAGCGATCAAGAATAA
- a CDS encoding Gfo/Idh/MocA family protein, whose translation MDVGVIGVGSMGRNHVRVYSELKGVDNLYVYDSLEKNAEAAKEYATICRTIDELLDASEAVSICVPTKHHYDVAMCVIEAGVHCLIEKPMTLTLDEAERLLNAIRSRDLVVGVGHIERFNPIVAEIKRIITSPAYVEIKRHNPGSSRITDSSVVEDLMIHDIDIVFNVLFPEREDYTISSAGTRNVCEALIRFDSSIVSLSASRLSSKKFRTFYVEEEGVTTEGDFMTQEVYIYRKPEKYFKEGERYLQENIIEKVLVSKVEPLKVELRAFLDAVKNRSEFPVTPEQALRNMKVCAEISRGLV comes from the coding sequence ATGGACGTTGGAGTTATAGGTGTCGGCTCTATGGGGCGCAACCATGTGCGTGTGTACTCCGAGCTTAAGGGCGTGGATAACCTCTACGTCTACGATTCCCTGGAAAAGAATGCAGAGGCAGCGAAGGAGTATGCAACGATATGCCGCACCATCGATGAGCTCCTCGATGCATCAGAGGCCGTATCCATCTGCGTCCCTACGAAGCATCATTACGATGTGGCAATGTGTGTGATCGAAGCCGGCGTCCACTGTCTCATAGAGAAGCCAATGACTCTCACGCTCGATGAGGCGGAGAGGCTTCTGAACGCGATTCGTTCGAGGGATCTGGTAGTGGGCGTCGGGCACATCGAGCGCTTCAATCCGATAGTGGCGGAGATAAAGAGGATAATCACCTCGCCCGCATATGTTGAGATTAAAAGGCATAATCCAGGCTCATCGAGGATCACGGATTCATCGGTAGTCGAGGACCTGATGATCCACGATATCGATATAGTCTTCAACGTGCTCTTCCCGGAGAGGGAGGATTACACGATAAGCAGCGCTGGCACAAGGAACGTCTGCGAAGCCCTGATACGATTCGACTCCTCGATTGTATCTCTATCAGCGAGCCGTCTCTCATCCAAGAAGTTCAGGACGTTCTACGTCGAGGAGGAGGGGGTGACGACAGAGGGCGACTTCATGACCCAGGAGGTGTACATCTACAGGAAGCCCGAGAAGTACTTCAAAGAGGGAGAGAGGTACCTCCAGGAGAACATCATCGAGAAGGTGCTCGTGAGCAAGGTGGAACCACTTAAGGTCGAGCTGCGGGCGTTCCTGGATGCCGTCAAGAACAGATCAGAGTTTCCCGTAACTCCGGAGCAGGCGCTCAGAAACATGAAGGTATGCGCCGAGATATCGAGGGGTCTGGTATGA
- a CDS encoding glutamate--tRNA ligase, producing the protein MTEEIRELIEKFALQNAVKYRSAPNHGAVMGKLMGERPDLRPRAREIAPLITSVLNEIERMSPEQWESRLREMAPELIEEISARKEPAKGLQPLEGAEGGVVMRFAPNPNGPPTLGSARGIIINSEYVKMYGGKFILRFDDTDPVNKRPMIEAYDWYIEDCKWLGAEPHEIVAASQRVEKYYEVAEELIRRGGAYVCLCEQTAFKALKDAAMPCPHRDQTVDENMALWNKMLDGSFQEGEAVLRVKTDIKHKDPAMRDWAGFRIVTKSHPLVGERYRVWPLLDFESAVEDHLLGVTHILRGKDLIDSERRQRYLYDHMGWVYPRVLHWGRVKIFQFGAFSTSKLRKAIEAGEYSGWDDPRLPTVRAMRRRGITAEALRKFMIDLGVGETDISISMDSIYAENRRIVDPIANRRFFVWDPVEIEIKGEVPEVAEAPLHPTIDRGTRRIRAGGRLLLCKEDVAGLAPGSRIRLKDLCNIEIKEIFPLRAELIDLSPETAKRLKLRIIHWAPVEGIPVRVLGPDKTDTGIGEHGISDELDRIVQFERYGFVRIDSVGEEVVAYFAHR; encoded by the coding sequence GTGACGGAAGAGATCAGGGAATTGATCGAGAAGTTTGCGCTGCAGAACGCTGTCAAGTACAGATCCGCGCCCAACCACGGTGCTGTCATGGGAAAGCTCATGGGGGAGCGCCCGGATCTCAGGCCCAGGGCCAGGGAGATAGCTCCGCTCATAACCAGCGTGTTAAATGAGATAGAGCGGATGAGCCCAGAACAGTGGGAGTCCAGGCTCAGGGAGATGGCGCCAGAGCTTATCGAGGAAATAAGCGCCAGAAAAGAGCCTGCAAAGGGCCTGCAGCCTTTAGAGGGGGCGGAGGGTGGAGTCGTCATGCGTTTCGCGCCGAACCCGAACGGCCCACCCACTCTCGGAAGCGCACGCGGGATAATAATCAACTCAGAGTACGTGAAGATGTACGGCGGGAAGTTCATCCTGCGCTTCGATGATACCGATCCTGTTAACAAAAGACCGATGATAGAGGCGTATGACTGGTACATAGAGGACTGCAAATGGCTTGGAGCAGAGCCCCACGAGATCGTAGCGGCGAGCCAGAGGGTTGAAAAGTACTATGAGGTCGCTGAGGAGCTGATTCGCAGAGGTGGGGCATATGTATGTTTATGTGAACAAACTGCGTTCAAGGCCCTGAAGGATGCTGCCATGCCATGCCCGCACAGGGATCAAACCGTCGATGAGAACATGGCTCTCTGGAATAAAATGCTCGATGGCAGCTTCCAGGAGGGCGAGGCTGTACTGAGGGTGAAGACAGACATAAAACACAAAGATCCGGCTATGAGAGACTGGGCTGGCTTCAGAATAGTGACAAAGAGCCACCCGCTTGTGGGCGAGAGGTACCGCGTCTGGCCGCTGCTGGACTTCGAGTCCGCTGTTGAGGACCATCTGCTTGGAGTAACTCACATACTCAGGGGCAAGGATCTGATAGACAGCGAGAGGCGGCAGAGGTATCTCTACGATCATATGGGATGGGTTTACCCCAGGGTCCTCCACTGGGGACGGGTGAAGATATTCCAGTTCGGTGCATTCAGCACCAGCAAGCTCAGGAAAGCGATAGAGGCAGGCGAGTACAGCGGGTGGGACGATCCCAGGCTTCCGACCGTGAGGGCCATGAGGCGCAGGGGCATCACAGCGGAGGCTCTCAGGAAGTTCATGATAGATCTCGGCGTCGGGGAGACAGACATCAGCATAAGCATGGATTCGATATACGCGGAGAACAGGCGAATTGTCGATCCAATCGCAAACAGAAGGTTCTTCGTATGGGATCCGGTTGAGATAGAGATAAAAGGTGAGGTGCCTGAGGTCGCGGAAGCTCCTCTCCATCCGACCATAGACCGCGGCACGAGAAGGATAAGGGCAGGGGGCAGGCTCCTTCTATGCAAGGAGGATGTGGCGGGGCTGGCGCCTGGAAGCAGGATCAGGCTGAAGGACCTGTGCAACATAGAGATAAAGGAGATATTCCCGCTCAGAGCAGAGCTCATCGATCTGAGCCCCGAGACCGCGAAACGTCTAAAGCTCAGGATAATCCACTGGGCTCCTGTTGAGGGCATCCCTGTCCGCGTTCTCGGTCCTGATAAGACAGATACCGGCATTGGAGAGCATGGCATCTCAGATGAGCTCGACAGGATAGTTCAGTTCGAACGATACGGTTTCGTCAGGATTGACTCTGTTGGGGAGGAGGTCGTCGCGTACTTTGCGCACAGGTGA
- a CDS encoding MFS transporter, giving the protein MSKDPQAEDGSRNILFLGLVSLFNDTSSEIIQPIMPLFITSLGGGALAVGLVGGLSEGIPSILKILSGYAGDIMGRRKPFVLAGYGLSAAAKTLLPLSLTWQHVVLLKSIERCGKGVRAAPKDAIIADSAEPSRIGRGFGTVRALDTFGAVLGSVIAYLLWSAGLSFRDILAVAAALSLMAFVPLFYVRDIRRSPVVVLRPGISSLSPRLRWFILVASVFSLANFSYMFFMLRAQELFTGALAVGAPLLLYILFNVVYSGMAIPSGAVSDLIGRRWILAIGYALFSLVALGFVFVSSSEWLVLLFVMYGLVFAVVDGGQSAYVSDLSCDEIRCTALGAYHGMVGIASIASGLIAGTVWQIYGPAATFLLSALLAAVASCGMILGGVITGGESRQLSCSGRE; this is encoded by the coding sequence ATGTCAAAAGATCCGCAGGCTGAGGATGGCAGCAGAAATATTCTCTTCTTGGGGCTGGTCAGTCTCTTTAATGACACCAGCAGTGAGATCATACAGCCGATAATGCCTCTCTTCATAACATCGCTTGGAGGAGGCGCGCTTGCTGTGGGGCTGGTGGGAGGTCTCAGTGAGGGCATTCCGAGCATTCTGAAGATCCTATCAGGATATGCGGGTGATATAATGGGGAGAAGAAAGCCGTTTGTCCTGGCGGGCTATGGCCTCTCTGCAGCGGCCAAGACGCTTCTTCCTTTATCGTTAACATGGCAGCATGTTGTCCTGCTTAAGAGCATCGAGCGATGTGGCAAGGGTGTGAGGGCAGCGCCGAAGGATGCGATCATCGCGGATTCGGCCGAGCCCTCACGCATCGGACGCGGGTTTGGGACCGTCAGGGCTCTCGACACCTTCGGAGCGGTGCTGGGATCCGTTATAGCTTATCTCCTGTGGAGCGCAGGCCTGAGCTTCAGGGATATTCTGGCGGTAGCGGCTGCACTCTCATTGATGGCATTTGTCCCTCTTTTTTATGTCAGGGATATAAGGAGATCTCCAGTGGTAGTCCTCAGGCCTGGCATCTCCTCTCTATCGCCACGGCTCAGGTGGTTCATTCTCGTGGCATCCGTATTTTCGCTTGCCAACTTCAGCTACATGTTCTTCATGCTCAGGGCGCAGGAGCTCTTCACAGGGGCTCTCGCAGTTGGAGCTCCTCTTCTGCTTTACATCCTCTTCAACGTGGTCTACTCGGGAATGGCCATACCGAGCGGAGCGGTATCCGATCTCATAGGGAGAAGATGGATCCTCGCGATCGGATACGCGCTCTTCTCCTTGGTTGCCCTCGGATTCGTCTTCGTATCGTCTTCAGAGTGGCTCGTGCTGCTCTTCGTCATGTACGGTCTTGTCTTCGCGGTGGTCGATGGGGGGCAGAGCGCATATGTTTCGGATCTGAGCTGTGATGAGATAAGATGTACAGCACTGGGCGCATATCATGGAATGGTTGGGATCGCCTCGATAGCTTCTGGCCTGATCGCCGGCACGGTCTGGCAGATATATGGACCGGCGGCGACCTTCCTCCTCAGCGCCCTGCTGGCCGCGGTAGCATCATGTGGCATGATCCTCGGAGGGGTGATTACGGGTGGAGAGAGTCGACAGCTATCATGCTCAGGTCGAGAGTAA
- a CDS encoding acyltransferase, whose product MSYRKHPTAVVESAEIGEGTSIWHFAHIREGARIGRNCNIGKGVYIDRDVKIGDNVKIQNFVSVYHGVEIEDDVFIGPSAVFTNDLYPRAFIWSEDRVVPTKVCRGASIGANATIICGTTIGEYAMVGAGSVVTEDVPPYGLVYGNPAVLRGYVCRCGKPLTRLVRDSDVKEYLCDCGEFISINTEGSS is encoded by the coding sequence ATGAGCTACAGAAAACATCCAACTGCGGTCGTAGAGAGCGCTGAGATCGGGGAGGGCACAAGCATATGGCACTTCGCTCATATCAGGGAGGGCGCGAGGATAGGAAGAAACTGCAACATCGGGAAGGGCGTTTACATAGATAGGGATGTCAAGATCGGAGACAACGTGAAGATCCAGAACTTCGTCTCTGTGTATCACGGAGTTGAGATCGAGGATGACGTCTTCATAGGTCCCTCAGCGGTTTTCACAAACGATCTGTATCCGAGAGCGTTCATCTGGTCCGAGGATAGAGTCGTGCCGACAAAGGTCTGCAGGGGTGCAAGTATAGGCGCGAACGCGACTATCATCTGCGGCACCACCATAGGAGAGTACGCCATGGTCGGGGCGGGCAGCGTCGTCACAGAAGACGTCCCGCCGTATGGCCTGGTCTACGGGAACCCTGCTGTCCTGCGCGGATACGTCTGCAGGTGCGGCAAACCTCTGACGAGGCTGGTGAGAGATAGTGATGTGAAGGAGTACCTGTGCGACTGCGGGGAATTCATAAGCATTAACACGGAGGGATCGTCCTGA